Proteins from one Naumovozyma castellii chromosome 3, complete genome genomic window:
- the NUF2 gene encoding kinetochore-associated Ndc80 complex subunit NUF2 (ancestral locus Anc_3.149), with product MSHDIFPILDLSELVICLQSCDFSIASEDQIARPISDYVITLYKQIIENFMGISVDSVLRGQTDSTNISRDGEGEEIEDENFNYMSQILILTKICYKFFQNIGVSDFTIMDLNKPEQQRTVRLLSAVINYARFREERMFDCNRFISQMESLLGQLRSKFDDYNLLTQQTRGYEEEINALGISVNDDGTLELNTLEENNKSLENQLKKLTQVQETLSINYSSYKSEKQKILKELESLGFELVELDSQKEKLEKYSKISLNDLTKSIVELSKLLKEKQESLATLKRRYANFQESTETFERVANELYDILRIISNDLQSSQRSEFTLREMQSQLNSNKDQVENVLLANVLMKTQVLQQQIQIQKDDLKDLADTHEQQSVKNKKRLDELHTTYAEEVRPKIDETETHIQNDLIEGEIKALEDDIRTTQLRFEEESDTIELEYSLLVGHINKYMMMMLEKMK from the coding sequence ATGAGCCATgatatttttccaattttagACCTTTCAGAGCTGGTTATCTGTTTGCAGAGTTGTGACTTTTCCATTGCTTCAGAAGATCAAATTGCAAGACCTATATCTGACTATGTAATAACACTTTACAAACAAATTATTGAGAATTTTATGGGAATTTCAGTGGATAGTGTTCTAAGGGGTCAAACTGACTCAACTAATATTAGTAGAGATGGAGAAGGAGAGGAAATAGAAGACGAAAATTTTAACTACATGTCTCAGATCTTAATTCTGACCAAGATTTGCTACAAGTTCTTCCAGAACATTGGTGTTTCTGATTTCACAATAATGGACTTGAATAAACCGGAGCAGCAACGAACGGTAAGGTTGCTTAGTGCCGTGATAAATTATGCTAGATTTAGAGAAGAAAGGATGTTTGACTGCAATAGATTTATTTCACAAATGGAATCTCTATTGGGTCAGCTTCGATCAAAGTTTGATGATTACAATCTCTTAACGCAACAAACGAGAGGTTATGAGGAAGAAATAAATGCATTAGGGATAAGTGTCAATGATGATGGAACTTTGGAACTGAATACccttgaagaaaataacaaGAGCTTAGAAaaccaattgaaaaaattgacaCAGGTTCAAGAAACACTTTCTATAAACTACTCCTCATACAAAAGCGAAAAGcaaaagattttgaagGAATTGGAGTCACTTGGATTTGAGTTGGTGGAGCTTGACTCACAGAAAGAAAAgcttgaaaaatattctaaGATTAGtttaaatgatttgacAAAAAGTATCGTagaattatccaaattACTGAAGGAGAAACAAGAATCTTTGGCTACATTAAAACGTCGTTATGCGAATTTTCAAGAATCAACTGAAACGTTTGAACGGGTAGCTAATGAATTGTATGATATATTaagaattatttcaaatgacTTACAAAGTTCCCAAAGATCAGAATTTACCTTACGAGAAATGCAAAGTCAACTAAATTCTAACAAAGATCAAGTTGAAAATGTTCTCCTTGCAAACGTACTTATGAAGACCCAAGTATTGCAACAAcagattcaaattcagaaagatgatttgaaagatttagCTGATACCCATGAACAACAATCCgtcaaaaataaaaaaagattaGATGAACTTCATACTACGTACGCAGAAGAGGTAAGGCCgaaaattgatgaaactgAAACTCACATTCAAAACGACTTAATTGAAGGAGAGATAAAAGCTCTTGAGGACGATATTCGTACTACTCAGTTACgttttgaagaagagtcTGACACTATCGAATTagaatattcattattagtGGGTCATATCAACAAatatatgatgatgatgctagaaaagatgaaatga
- the NBA1 gene encoding Nba1p (ancestral locus Anc_3.148): MSLENYESPSKVSVNTQRLSQMIDSLQNEHDEEELLNLSRPASHSPTKQIPRSTPPHIDTTAALYPPRNSGLLRSPGGNVSLASMDNRSSMISNYSGVVHEGVEVSYVVKSQMSPSRATSNHEPTIPELPLLPNKEDGTEASSTDDVIIRSVPNAKPVGRFNSSSSLGNSQKERSSRQASVVKNQSLKLLTSPKRGFSSIGSGNLASESGSSYYHIPKDESQPLLGNTNVEQNSIRTVQESNVSLDEKDTISLASSVIPPLSTRNYETTEGILPVRSEINAYNPPVPPRSKDRPRSRLFIRGEDDEEFEDDTIESYKKNTAIDMNQPAGVYTSNIRDIQEPRLPYNTATSIASGVTNTNSESYYSAASYEDPEVEEQEASHSRASTNDEIYLSRALPNIPGPQRDETLKVPPSQEAPRTPKVKNNLKNVSALDKAQQYDDDDQYEDINDTVQSIENEDELPEIPTSRPHHNKDKKKSPKKKKQTKSGMASFDIDTLNQLLNVTKGTLIGSEFNNLGMKIEEKRALEKLVDSLSRLTADMVLDPDRFQEGLRRLEKATKALDGF; the protein is encoded by the coding sequence ATgtctttggaaaattatgAGTCACCTTCGAAAGTTTCAGTGAATACACAACGTTTGTCTCAAATGATTGACTCCCTTCAAAATGAAcacgatgaagaagaactaTTAAACTTATCAAGACCAGCAAGCCATTCTCCAACAAAGCAAATTCCTAGGTCAACCCCACCTCATATAGACACAACCGCCGCCCTATATCCTCCAAGAAATTCAGGTCTTTTAAGATCACCTGGTGGGAACGTATCTTTAGCTTCCATGGACAATAGATCGAGTATGATTTCTAATTATTCTGGAGTTGTTCATGAAGGTGTAGAGGTTTCATATGTGGTAAAAAGTCAAATGAGCCCTTCTAGAGCCACCTCTAATCACGAACCAACTATACCAGAATTGCCATTGCTACCAAACAAGGAAGATGGAACGGAAGCTAGTTCAACGGATGATGTTATAATTCGTTCTGTACCAAATGCAAAACCTGTGGGTAGATTTAATTCTAGTTCATCTTTAGGAAATTCTCAAAAAGAAAGATCATCTCGTCAAGCTTCTGTGGTAAAGaatcaatctttgaaattactCACTAGTCCCAAACGTGGGTTCTCATCAATTGGATCTGGAAATCTTGCTAGTGAAAGTGGTTCTTCATATTATCATATTCCTAAAGATGAATCACAACCATTACTTGGAAACACAAATGTTGAACAGAATAGTATTCGTACCGTTCAAGAGTCCAATGTATCGCTAGATGAAAAGGATACTATATCGCTAGCCTCTAGTGTCATTCCACCGTTATCCACCAGAAATTATGAAACTACAGAAGGAATCTTACCGGTCAGATCTGAAATAAATGCTTATAATCCTCCAGTACCTCCAAGAAGCAAAGATAGACCAAGATCTAGGTTATTTATTAGAGGAGAAGATGAcgaagaatttgaagatgacaCAATAGAGTCGTACAAGAAGAACACTGCAATAGATATGAATCAGCCAGCTGGTGTATATACTTCTAACATCAGAGACATTCAAGAACCAAGACTTCCCTATAATACAGCTACTTCAATTGCATCTGGGGTTACCAATACTAATTCAGAAAGTTATTATTCAGCGGCAAGCTATGAAGACCCCGAAGTTGAGGAACAAGAAGCAAGTCATAGCAGAGCAAGcacaaatgatgaaatttatttatcacGAGCACTTCCTAACATACCAGGTCCACAACGTGACGAAACTTTGAAAGTTCCTCCATCTCAAGAAGCACCAAGAACTCCCAAAGTCAAAAACAATCTCAAAAATGTATCAGCATTGGATAAGGCACAGCAAtatgacgatgatgatcAATATGAAGACATTAATGATACAGTTCAAAGTATTGAAAATGAGGATGAGTTACCAGAAATACCAACATCCAGACCGCATCACAACAAAGATAAAAAGAAAtctccaaagaagaagaagcaaacAAAGAGTGGCATGGCGTCCTTTGATATCGATACATTAAATCAATTACTTAATGTTACAAAGGGGACGCTGATTGGTTCAGAATTTAATAACCTTGGGATGAAGATTGAGGAGAAAAGGGCATTAGAAAAATTAGTAGACTCATTATCTAGGTTAACAGCGGACATGGTTTTAGATCCAGATCGTTTTCAAGAGGGGCTACGAAGATTAGAAAAGGCAACAAAAGCCCTTGATGGGTTTTAG
- the HST1 gene encoding histone deacetylase HST1 (ancestral locus Anc_3.151) → MTTLSADATTDLLGNNKRPYSIDSIPGADSTMNSDLSLNKKPKLDDAKEDVEDDDQSLSVFARRAENKSKSENMIIPKIPSHPIILSKDPESGKYILPKINKEDSLNARMFLKYYGLKSFLDSFLPEELNSLYIYFLIKLLGFEIKDRDLLNVVYEFIDPDMHIDDNESLERIEYEDPLEKKQAVRLIKDLQKAINKVLCTRLRLSNFYTIEHFVDKLKTANRILVLTGAGVSTSLGIPDFRSSEGFYSKIKHLGLDDPQDVFNYDIFMQNPSVFYNISHMILPPDNIYSPLHSFIKMLQDKGKLLRNYTQNIDNLESYAGIKAENLVQCHGSFATASCITCHWKLPGEKIFENIRKMELPLCPYCYKKRREYFPNDNAKLDPTLAKNSGKFTGQALKSYGVLKPDITFFGEALPSKFHKTIREDILKCDLLICIGTSLKVAPVSEIVNMVPAHVPQVLINRDPVRHAEFDLNLLGFCDDVAALVAQKSGWDIPHKKWEILKTEVFDCIEKEKGTYNISQHEDTN, encoded by the coding sequence ATGACCACCTTATCTGCTGACGCAACCACTGACTTGTTAGGCAATAACAAGAGACCTTACAGTATTGACAGTATCCCTGGTGCCGACTCCACTATGAATTCAGACCTCTCTCTAAATAAGAAACCCAAGTTAGATGATGCTAAGGAAGATgtggaagatgatgatcaaTCACTGAGTGTTTTTGCCAGGAGAGCTGAGAATAAGAGCAAATCAGAGAATATGATAATACCAAAAATTCCATCCCACCCAATTATTCTGAGTAAAGACCCTGAATCAGGTAAATATATCTTACccaaaattaataaagaGGACTCGTTGAATGCCCGAATGTTTCTTAAATACTATGGATTAAAGAGTTTTTTAGATTCATTTTTACCAGAGGAATTAAATTCACTatacatttattttttaatcaAATTACTAGGGtttgaaataaaagatcgtgatttattaaatgttgTTTATGAATTCATCGATCCAGATATGCATATAGATGACAATGAGtcattggaaagaattgaatacGAGGATCCTCTAGAGAAGAAGCAGGCAGTTCGTCTCATTAAAGATTTACAAAAGGCTATCAATAAAGTTCTTTGCACAAGATTAAGGTTATCGAATTTTTATACTATTGAACATTTTGTCGATAAGTTGAAGACAGCAAATAGAATTTTGGTCCTTACAGGGGCAGGTGTTTCCACATCTTTGGGTATACCTGATTTTAGATCATCAGAAGGGTTTTACTCCAAAATTAAACATTTAGGCCTTGACGATCCGCAAGATGTTTTCAACTACGATATATTTATGCAGAATCCGTCTGTGTTCTATAATATTTCCCACATGATTTTACCACCAGATAACATCTACTCTCCCTTGCATAGTTTCATTAAGATGCTTCAAGATAAGGGGAAGTTGTTGAGGAATTACAcacaaaatattgataatttagAGTCATATGCTGGTATCAAGGCGGAAAACTTGGTACAATGTCATGGGTCCTTTGCTACTGCATCCTGTATTACTTGTCATTGGAAATTACCTGGTGAAAAAATCTTTGAGAATATAAGGAAAATGGAATTACCATTATGTCCATACTGTTATAAGAAAAGGAGAGAATATTTTCCCAATGATAATGCTAAATTAGATCCAACATTGGCGAAAAACAGCGGTAAATTTACAGGACAAGCACTAAAATCGTACGGTGTCTTAAAACCAGATATTACATTTTTTGGTGAAGCCCTCCCATCTAAATTTCATAAAACCATTCGTGAggatattttgaaatgtgATCTACTGATTTGCATAGGTACCAGTTTAAAAGTGGCACCTGTTTCTGAAATTGTGAATATGGTTCCCGCACATGTACCACAAGTACTAATTAATAGAGATCCTGTGAGACATGCTGAGTTTGATTTGAACCTGTTAGGATTTTGTGATGATGTTGCTGCATTAGTAGCGCAGAAATCAGGATGGGATATTCCACACAAGAAATGGGAAATATTAAAAACCGAAGTCTTTGATTGTATAGAAAAGGAGAAAGGAACTTATAACATTTCCCAACATGAAGATACAAATTAA
- the RIB2 gene encoding bifunctional DRAP deaminase/tRNA pseudouridine synthase RIB2 (ancestral locus Anc_3.154): protein MGITDFDGYLEKEKEKVKREVKIKQSRHQKSSDIKSSKQLRDNAGFKLKVVETTANKNKQSDPEYEVIIDGTLRKIKPYYFTYKTFCKERWRDRRLLDIFVTEFRDREEDYYRKTIAAGLVYVNNEPANLETIVRNGDLITHKLHRHEPPVSSRPIKIVFENEDILVIDKPSSLPVHPTGRFRFNTITKILERENGYIVHPCNRLDRPTSGLMFLAKTPRGADSMADQLKAREVSKEYVARVKGEFPTEEVIVEQPLRSVEPKVALNAVCSMEDPGAKHAKTVFKRISYDGQTSIVNCKPLTGRTHQIRVHLQYLGYPIANDTIYSNPKIWGTTLGKGGDADFSSVIKELDKVGKTECAESWFYPDSMGEALMGEKCAICETDLYTDPGPNDLGLWLHAYRYESTELDMTTGRKKWSYKTEFPEWALESHYDYMKLAINEARKCEPTNTAFSVGAILVNGTEIISRGYSRELEGNTHAEQCALEKYFSSKGKKDIPFGTVLYTTMEPCSFRLSGNEPCVQRILSQKGNIGTVFVGVMEPDTFVKNNTSLALLETAGINYILIPGFETECTEAAVKGHENRAE from the coding sequence ATGGGTATAACTGATTTCGATGGTTATCTTGAAaaggagaaggagaagGTGAAAAGGGAGGTGAAGATAAAACAATCGAGACATCAGAAGAGTTCCGACATTAAAAGTTCGAAACAACTTCGTGATAATGCAGGCTTCAAACTAAAAGTTGTTGAGACAACAGCGAATAAGAATAAGCAGAGTGATCCAGAGTATGAAGTGATCATAGATGGTACATTGCGAAAAATAAAACCTTATTACTTCACCTATAAAACATTTTGCAAAGAGAGGTGGAGAGATAGAAGATTGTTAGATATATTCGTCACAGAATTTAGAGATCGTGAAGAGGACTACTATCGTAAAACTATTGCAGCAGGCTTGGTGTATGTTAACAATGAACCCGCCAATTTGGAGACAATTGTTAGGAATGGAGATTTGATAACGCATAAGCTACATCGTCATGAACCTCCTGTATCTTCCAGACCAATTAAGattgtttttgaaaatgaggACATATTAGTCATAGATAAACCATCCAGTTTACCGGTACATCCAACCGGGAGATTTAGATTTAATACCATCACAAAGATTTTGGAAAGAGAAAATGGCTATATTGTACATCCCTGCAATAGATTAGATAGACCTACAAGTGGATTAATGTTTCTGGCGAAGACTCCCAGAGGAGCTGATTCGATGGCAGATCAATTGAAGGCAAGAGAAGTATCTAAAGAATATGTGGCAAGAGTGAAAGGGGAATTCCCAACCGAAGAGGTAATTGTTGAGCAACCATTAAGATCGGTGGAACCAAAAGTGGCCTTAAATGCAGTATGCTCAATGGAGGACCCAGGTGCCAAACATGCCAAGACAGTATTCAAAAGAATCAGTTACGATGGTCAGACTAGTATTGTAAATTGTAAACCACTAACCGGAAGAACGCATCAAATACGTGTCCATTTACAATATTTGGGTTATCCAATCGCAAATGATACTATTTATTCTAATCCAAAGATTTGGGGTACAACTTTAGGGAAGGGAGGAGATGCAGATTTTAGCTCTgttattaaagaattagataAAGTGGGCAAGACTGAATGTGCAGAGAGTTGGTTTTATCCTGATTCGATGGGTGAAGCATTAATGGGTGAAAAATGTGCTATATGTGAAACGGATTTGTATACTGATCCGGGTCCAAACGATCTTGGGTTGTGGTTACATGCATATCGCTACGAATCAACTGAACTTGACATGACAACTGGTAGAAAGAAGTGGAGTTATAAGACGGAGTTTCCTGAATGGGCTCTTGAATCGCATTATGACTACATGAAACTAGCAATTAATGAAGCCAGAAAATGTGAACCAACAAACACTGCATTCAGTGTTGGTGCCATATTAGTTAATGGAACGGAAATCATATCCAGGGGATATTCTAGAGAATTAGAAGGAAATACGCATGCGGAACAATGCGCATTggagaaatatttctcttCAAAGGGGAAGAAAGATATTCCATTTGGCACTGTTCTTTATACCACTATGGAGCCATGCTCATTCCGGTTAAGTGGAAATGAACCATGTGtacaaagaatattatcGCAGAAAGGTAATATTGGCACAGTGTTTGTCGGTGTGATGGAACCAGATACTTTTGTCAAGAATAATACCAGTTTGGCATTATTGGAAACAGCTGGGATCAACTATATCTTGATTCCTGGCTTTGAGACCGAATGTACTGAAGCAGCAGTCAAAGGACATGAAAATAGAGCAGAGTAG